A genome region from Littorina saxatilis isolate snail1 linkage group LG16, US_GU_Lsax_2.0, whole genome shotgun sequence includes the following:
- the LOC138951013 gene encoding uncharacterized protein, translating to MVYQEHLTKFCVLRALTTKRAAEVAYQLLDIFLLFGAPQILQSDNGAEFCAKVITELKELWPDLVLVHGKPRHPQSQGSVERANSDIKDMMTTWMADNSTTNWTVGLKFVQFQKNNSYHSGIKQTPFAALFGADAKIGLTSSSIPNEVLQRLQSEDDLQAALGSPEAGSSTLMLGSPEAAPSTTVLGSPEAASSTIVLGSPEAAPSTIVPGLPTSLLQHEVMDFEPGSSTPPSGRSTPGHLTPASGRSTPGPSTSASGRSTPGPSTSASGRSTPGHLTPASGRSTPGPSTPASGRSTTGSSTPASGRSTPGPSTPASGRSTPGSSTPASGRSTPGPSMSGIDKHKNNILVSRKRAYQAQENQAERMVKRSKRIFPEAEVGDSVTVPIPAVDRGRSDPRNLIGIIKDKDDKGLYTIVVKSGVLQGKYSRNQFDVCTYSMHNLQDMNEECSISLRVAVRQESNCGGQGYIKCNCSGSKRCKTNRCSCFKARMACNSRCHALLTCSNKN from the exons ATGGTCTACCAGGAACATCTTACCAAGTTTTGCGTGCTTAGAGCCCTTACAACAAAACGAGCAGCAGAGGTGGCATACCAACTTTTAGACATTTTCCTTCTCTTCGGAGCCCCGCAAATTCTTCAAAGTGACAACGGTGCCGAGTTTTGTGCCAAAGTCATCACTGAGCTAAAAGAATTGTGGCCTGATTTGGTTCTTGTCCACGGGAAGCCCCGACATCCCCAGTCACAGGGGTCTGTTGAAAGAGCAAATTCCGACATTAAGGACATGATGACAACTTGGATGGCCGACAACAGCACAACAAACTGGACAGTGGGTTTGAAGTTTGTACAATTTCAAAAGAACAATAGCTATCACTCAGGTATAAAGCAAACACCATTTGCTGCATTGTTCGGTGCTGATGCCAAAATCGGGCTTACTTCAAGCAGCATCCCAAATGAAGTTCTTCAACGACTGCAAAGTGAGGATGACCTGCAGGCTGCTCTGGGATCTCCAGAGGCTGGATCCTCAACGCTCATGCTGGGATCTCCAGAGGCTGCACCCTCAACGACCGTGCTGGGATCTCCAGAGGCTGCATCCTCAACAATCGTGCTGGGATCTCCAGAGGCTGCACCCTCAACGATCGTGCCTGGACTTCCAACGTCCTTACTACAGCATGAG GTCATGGACTTCGAGCCAGGATCTTCAACGCCACCATCGGGACGTTCAACCCCAGGACATTTAACGCCAGCATCAGGACGTTCAACCCCAGGACCTTCAACGTCAGCATCAGGACGTTCAACCCCGGGACCTTCAACGTCAGCATCGGGACGTTCAACCCCAGGACATTTAACGCCAGCATCAGGACGTTCAACCCCAGGACCTTCAACGCCAGCATCAGGACGTTCAACCACAGGATCTTCAACGCCAGCATCAGGACGTTCAACCCCAGGACCTTCAACGCCAGCATCAGGACGTTCAACCCCAGGATCTTCAACGCCAGCATCAGGACGTTCAACCCCAGGTCCTTCAATGTCAGGAATTGATAAGCATAAAAACAATATACTAGTCTCTCGTAAAAGGGCCTATCAGGCGCAAGAAAATCAGGCTGAAAGGATGGTGAAAAGAAGCAAGCGAATATTTCCTGAAGCTGAAGTTGGAGACTCGGTGACAGTCCCAATACCAGCAGTTGACCGTGGGAGATCTGACCCAAGAAACTTGATTGGCATAATCAAAGACAAAGACGACAAAGGCCTGTACACAATTGTGGTTAAAAGTGGGGTGCTCCAAGGCAAATATTCACGAAATCAATTTGATGTTTGCACATATTCCATGCACAATCTACAGGATATGAACGAGGAATGTTCTATTTCACTACGAGTAGCTGTGAGGCAAGAGTCGAACTGTGGGGGACAGGGGTACATAAAATGTAACTGCTCGGGATCAAAACGGTGCAAGACAAACCGATGCTCTTGCTTCAAGGCTCGCATGGCTTGCAACTCAAGATGCCATGCCCTCTTGACGTGCTCCAACAAAAATTGA